Proteins from a single region of Paenibacillus rhizovicinus:
- a CDS encoding Sip1-related alpha-galactosidase, producing the protein MKSPYAVSCANNRFTILLDGDPLLGPIKPEVKFEADGAYEATPQLKLLSHYEADKSGTSGDCTDHTLVYEDEKGETKLTIIIEAYAHALLCRVNLVCAHKNFNDSSRYLASVGGITLRDEGFDAPEGYMASYQFQRWWTQPAFGSNPAEMPDHTISLLWKLGGVYHHLLPVCGDVLRTELAGRDGGIDIRLSAYNYGHNNLETVSFALASGGDPYELPLTTAALGLQARGSAAGLRSAKAYPDVLEYLGWCTWDAFYDDVTEQGITDKLEEFKRHELPVKWLMIDCGWSETKEGKLQSFAENRDKFPGGLRPLIERAKTDYGLNWVGVWQAFTGFWEGIDPDGRLAVEMKDHLYRTNHGKLLPFPDVAKGFGFWNAWHTYLRRQGVDFIKVDNQGSLVLYFRNNLPIGTAALGAHAALDASAGTHFGMRMINCMGMATENIWSRPGSSVSRSSGDFFPQIEDHFKLHALQNPYNCYYHGAFYHGDWDMWWTKHEYARNHSVLRAVSGGPVYVSDKVGATDPEMLRPLILVDGRVLRCDGPGLPTEDCLLTDPNQAETPLKIWNRAGAAGVVGAFNLNREKKKVRGGMRPSDVPGLAGDRFAVFDYYARTVVSIARDEAIALELDNDELAYYVIAPYESGLAVIGLSDKYVSPAAIEAVERRGELTIVRLKQGGVFAFAANVPPVRALVNGGEAAVRRENGFYSIDCSAYACALTIELQTNEWEGDLDHVG; encoded by the coding sequence ATGAAATCGCCGTATGCCGTCAGCTGCGCAAACAACAGATTCACCATATTGCTCGATGGAGATCCGCTGCTCGGACCGATCAAGCCCGAAGTAAAGTTTGAGGCGGACGGCGCGTACGAAGCAACGCCGCAGCTTAAGCTGCTAAGCCATTATGAAGCGGATAAATCGGGAACGTCCGGGGACTGCACCGATCATACCCTTGTCTACGAAGACGAGAAGGGCGAAACGAAGCTTACGATTATTATCGAGGCCTATGCGCATGCGCTCTTGTGCCGGGTTAATCTGGTGTGCGCGCATAAAAACTTTAACGATTCATCCCGCTATTTGGCGTCCGTAGGCGGAATCACCCTGCGCGATGAAGGGTTCGACGCACCGGAAGGATACATGGCCAGTTACCAGTTCCAACGGTGGTGGACGCAGCCCGCCTTCGGCAGCAATCCAGCGGAAATGCCTGATCATACGATCTCTCTGCTCTGGAAACTAGGGGGCGTGTACCATCACTTGCTTCCTGTCTGCGGCGATGTTCTAAGGACGGAGTTGGCCGGGCGAGACGGCGGGATCGATATTCGCCTGTCAGCGTACAATTACGGGCACAACAACCTCGAGACCGTCTCGTTTGCACTCGCATCGGGCGGCGACCCGTATGAGCTCCCTCTGACGACGGCAGCGCTTGGCTTGCAGGCCCGCGGCTCGGCCGCCGGTCTGCGTTCAGCCAAAGCGTACCCCGACGTGCTTGAATATCTCGGGTGGTGTACGTGGGACGCCTTTTACGACGACGTGACGGAACAAGGAATTACAGACAAGCTTGAGGAGTTCAAGCGGCATGAACTTCCGGTCAAGTGGCTGATGATCGATTGCGGCTGGTCCGAGACGAAGGAAGGCAAGCTGCAATCGTTCGCCGAGAACCGGGATAAGTTCCCCGGCGGCCTGCGTCCGCTTATCGAGCGGGCGAAAACGGATTATGGGTTGAATTGGGTCGGCGTATGGCAGGCGTTTACGGGCTTCTGGGAAGGCATCGACCCCGATGGCCGGCTCGCGGTCGAGATGAAGGATCACCTGTACCGGACAAACCACGGGAAACTGCTGCCGTTTCCGGACGTGGCCAAGGGCTTCGGGTTCTGGAATGCCTGGCATACATACCTGCGCCGTCAGGGCGTCGACTTCATCAAAGTGGACAATCAGGGATCGCTTGTCCTGTACTTCCGGAACAACTTGCCGATCGGAACGGCTGCGCTTGGGGCGCATGCTGCGCTTGACGCATCGGCTGGCACCCACTTCGGCATGCGGATGATTAATTGCATGGGCATGGCGACCGAAAATATCTGGAGCCGACCGGGCTCGTCAGTGTCGAGAAGCAGCGGGGACTTCTTCCCCCAGATCGAGGACCATTTCAAGCTGCACGCGCTGCAGAATCCTTATAACTGCTATTATCACGGCGCCTTCTATCATGGGGATTGGGACATGTGGTGGACGAAGCACGAGTATGCGCGCAACCATTCCGTGCTTCGCGCCGTCAGCGGAGGGCCGGTATACGTCAGCGATAAGGTCGGGGCGACGGATCCCGAGATGCTGCGGCCCCTGATTCTGGTTGACGGACGCGTGCTGCGCTGCGACGGGCCCGGCCTGCCTACGGAGGATTGTCTGCTGACAGACCCGAATCAAGCGGAGACGCCTTTGAAAATATGGAACCGTGCCGGTGCAGCGGGAGTGGTCGGCGCGTTCAATCTTAACCGGGAGAAGAAGAAGGTTCGGGGCGGGATGAGGCCGTCCGACGTGCCGGGACTTGCCGGCGACCGATTCGCCGTATTCGATTATTACGCGCGTACGGTGGTATCGATCGCGCGGGACGAGGCAATCGCCCTGGAGCTGGACAACGACGAACTGGCCTATTACGTCATAGCGCCGTACGAGAGCGGGTTGGCCGTCATCGGCTTGTCCGACAAGTATGTGTCGCCCGCTGCGATTGAAGCTGTGGAGCGTCGGGGGGAGCTGACGATCGTGCGCCTGAAGCAGGGCGGCGTCTTTGCCTTCGCGGCGAATGTGCCACCTGTACGGGCACTCGTAAACGGCGGCGAGGCTGCCGTTCGGCGCGAGAACGGCTTCTATTCGATCGATTGTTCGGCCTATGCGTGTGCATTGACGATAGAACTGCAGACGAATGAATGGGAAGGTGACTTGGACCATGTGGGATAA
- a CDS encoding glycosyl hydrolase: protein MWDKTTFREGDMAYRSAPFWSWNDKLEKEELLRQIHEMYGQGIGGFFMHPRGGIEDEYLGAAYMERIRDCVAEAERLGMKAWIYDESWCPSGNAAGKVVRRNPAFASKALKMTEIASLEDWREAQDDSGLLLKLFAAEADGTYRELQETEADAVLADGRKLLVFAVRVGNSNPQFGDVPNTDLLNPGAVDAFIDITLEPHKPVAGEHFGGAVPGVFTDEPNFGQWGKNVLPWTEGLENIFSERKGYDLLAHLPKLYIDGPDDTAKVRFDYWDLLTRLFVESFTRRMYDWCERNGLELTGHFWEHGFPSPMQTGSTMPNYAYLHAPGIDVLGSTGKDIDMFGNDLIVKEASSVANQLGKHRVMSETYGASGWDLNYRDMKRIADWQFALGVNLVVQHLVHYSLRGYRKRDFPLSFLDHQPWWPTYRKLGDYIGRLSWALAQGDYPADVLVLHSSSSTWAAYRPDDKDEAELKLIGESLKSLCRTLSSIHCQYELGDDLIMEEHGSVKDGQFIIGRSAYRVLALPAMSVMRRSSFSLLKRFADEGGAILATAGTPYLLDGEPNDELREFFASSKVMRIGAGREAIRNALDGCGAIRVQLECLDEGEPSSVYAHRRRNGEEDVLFLFNNSVEQQMNARVRLEQPWFVEQWDALTGETAAAAPYVENGAVYLDVFLPPVGSQLLLIDRSRTVTPSGRESIVAETGAVIVALDEWRAKRTMTNAWTLNRVSVALNGEAWEEERNAVEADDGLKDRLGMKRGNIFGNQPWMFDEQEKNRTFPLQAKYTFEMKELPDGELLAAAETAGLFEVTVNGRRVQATGGHYVDASFALYDIKPAVVEGKNEIVLSTDRYGVTVNLESVYIVGDFRLEGDVEAGRFAAANEPETFALGDWTRKGYPFYSGTAIYSTSASVPAKPSGRVVLELGDWHGTALRVRVNGAEAGVIGWAPNALDVTKWIRAGINEIEVEVMNSLQNLLGPHDEAPEDLVTPGSFNAPQTVYFAASGYEGGGRLRLLEQGEA from the coding sequence ATGTGGGATAAGACAACGTTTCGGGAAGGCGATATGGCCTATCGCAGCGCACCGTTCTGGTCATGGAACGACAAGCTAGAGAAGGAAGAGCTGCTCCGCCAGATCCACGAAATGTACGGGCAGGGGATTGGAGGCTTCTTCATGCATCCGCGCGGCGGCATCGAGGACGAGTATCTTGGCGCAGCCTATATGGAACGGATCCGCGACTGCGTGGCCGAAGCGGAACGGCTTGGCATGAAGGCCTGGATATACGACGAATCCTGGTGCCCCAGCGGCAATGCTGCCGGCAAGGTCGTTCGGCGCAATCCGGCATTCGCATCCAAAGCGCTGAAGATGACGGAAATCGCGTCTTTGGAGGATTGGCGGGAGGCGCAGGACGATAGCGGGTTGCTTCTGAAATTATTCGCGGCGGAAGCTGACGGCACCTATAGAGAACTGCAGGAGACGGAGGCGGACGCCGTACTTGCCGATGGACGGAAGCTGCTTGTTTTCGCGGTTCGTGTCGGCAACTCAAACCCACAGTTCGGCGATGTGCCCAATACCGATCTGCTGAATCCGGGCGCTGTCGATGCGTTCATTGACATTACGTTGGAGCCGCACAAGCCTGTCGCAGGAGAACATTTCGGCGGCGCCGTACCGGGCGTATTCACGGACGAGCCGAATTTCGGCCAGTGGGGGAAGAACGTTCTGCCCTGGACCGAAGGCCTCGAGAACATCTTCAGCGAGCGCAAAGGTTACGACTTGCTGGCTCATCTTCCAAAGCTCTATATCGACGGTCCGGACGATACCGCCAAGGTGCGGTTTGATTATTGGGATCTGCTGACACGACTGTTCGTGGAATCGTTCACCAGGCGGATGTACGACTGGTGCGAGCGGAACGGACTGGAGCTGACGGGCCATTTCTGGGAGCACGGGTTTCCGTCACCGATGCAGACGGGCAGCACCATGCCGAATTACGCGTATCTCCATGCGCCCGGAATCGATGTGCTTGGCAGCACGGGTAAGGATATCGATATGTTCGGCAACGATTTGATCGTCAAGGAAGCGTCGAGCGTAGCGAACCAGCTCGGCAAACACCGGGTCATGTCGGAGACTTACGGAGCGTCGGGCTGGGATTTGAACTACCGCGACATGAAGCGCATCGCTGATTGGCAGTTCGCGCTCGGCGTGAATCTTGTCGTGCAGCATCTCGTTCACTACTCGCTGCGCGGCTACCGGAAGCGCGATTTCCCGCTGTCGTTCCTCGATCATCAGCCATGGTGGCCCACGTACCGAAAGCTCGGCGACTACATCGGCCGGCTGAGCTGGGCGCTGGCGCAGGGGGATTATCCGGCCGACGTACTCGTTCTGCATTCCTCCAGCTCCACGTGGGCGGCGTACCGGCCGGATGATAAGGATGAAGCGGAGCTGAAGCTGATCGGCGAGTCGTTGAAGTCGCTCTGCAGGACGCTCTCGAGTATTCACTGCCAGTACGAGCTTGGCGATGACCTAATCATGGAAGAGCACGGGAGCGTAAAGGACGGACAATTCATCATCGGGCGGTCGGCGTATCGCGTGCTTGCGCTTCCCGCCATGTCCGTCATGCGAAGATCAAGCTTCTCCCTGTTGAAGAGGTTCGCGGATGAAGGCGGCGCGATCCTTGCCACGGCGGGCACGCCGTACTTGCTGGACGGCGAGCCGAATGACGAACTGCGCGAATTCTTCGCCTCAAGCAAGGTGATGCGGATTGGAGCCGGCAGGGAAGCCATTCGCAACGCACTGGATGGCTGCGGAGCCATTCGAGTACAACTGGAATGTCTGGATGAAGGCGAACCTTCTTCCGTATATGCACACCGGCGCCGGAACGGAGAAGAGGACGTTTTGTTCCTATTTAACAATAGCGTGGAGCAGCAGATGAACGCGAGGGTTCGTCTGGAGCAGCCCTGGTTCGTCGAACAATGGGACGCGTTGACAGGAGAGACCGCTGCGGCTGCGCCCTACGTGGAGAACGGGGCTGTATATCTTGACGTCTTTCTTCCACCAGTAGGCTCGCAACTGCTGCTGATCGATCGCAGCCGAACTGTGACGCCATCCGGACGCGAGTCCATCGTTGCCGAAACGGGTGCAGTCATCGTTGCGCTGGACGAATGGCGGGCAAAACGGACGATGACAAATGCGTGGACGCTAAACCGGGTTTCCGTTGCTCTTAACGGTGAAGCTTGGGAGGAAGAGCGGAATGCCGTTGAAGCGGACGATGGGCTGAAGGATCGACTGGGGATGAAGCGGGGCAATATCTTCGGCAATCAGCCCTGGATGTTCGACGAGCAGGAGAAGAATCGGACATTCCCGCTGCAGGCGAAATATACGTTTGAAATGAAAGAATTGCCCGATGGCGAACTGCTTGCCGCCGCGGAAACGGCGGGGCTGTTCGAGGTAACGGTCAACGGCAGGCGGGTCCAGGCGACCGGGGGCCATTATGTGGACGCATCGTTTGCGTTATACGATATCAAGCCGGCGGTTGTCGAAGGAAAGAATGAAATTGTGCTGTCGACGGACCGCTACGGTGTGACGGTGAATCTGGAAAGCGTTTATATCGTCGGGGATTTCAGATTGGAAGGAGACGTTGAAGCCGGCCGGTTCGCGGCTGCCAATGAGCCTGAAACGTTCGCGTTGGGGGATTGGACGCGGAAGGGCTATCCCTTCTATAGCGGAACCGCCATCTATTCGACAAGCGCGTCGGTCCCTGCCAAGCCTTCCGGACGGGTGGTGCTGGAGCTGGGCGACTGGCATGGCACAGCGCTGCGCGTGCGTGTCAACGGCGCGGAAGCCGGCGTGATCGGGTGGGCGCCGAACGCGCTGGATGTGACCAAATGGATTCGCGCCGGCATCAACGAGATCGAAGTCGAGGTTATGAACTCGCTGCAGAATCTGCTCGGGCCGCATGACGAGGCTCCGGAGGATCTCGTGACTCCCGGCTCGTTCAACGCGCCGCAGACCGTTTATTTCGCCGCGAGCGGATATGAAGGGGGAGGTCGGCTGCGGCTTCTCGAACAAGGGGAGGCATAA
- a CDS encoding ChbG/HpnK family deacetylase — protein sequence MNKRISVITRGDDCGSSLSANAGILQACKDGVLRNVSLMATCAYIKEAAEMLASETDICFGLHATLNSEWTTVRWGPVLDPSRVPSLVDRDGLFFRTPEELAANRPSRIEIMMELRAQLAKLRELGFKVTYLDSHMFFERAVDGLKEEMEQWATEEGLLYHHHYYRSLPLAENGDDAATTLIRQLMAAESGQYVTIGHPAFDTDEMRMLGETEAEGEEIARGRNGERLMYADPRITEFFRSNALRAIRYDEAVMLKNS from the coding sequence ATGAACAAAAGGATCTCGGTTATTACGCGAGGGGACGATTGCGGCAGCAGCCTCTCCGCCAACGCGGGTATTCTGCAGGCGTGCAAGGACGGTGTCCTTCGCAACGTATCGCTGATGGCGACATGCGCCTATATCAAGGAAGCTGCCGAGATGCTGGCGTCCGAGACGGACATTTGCTTCGGACTTCATGCGACGTTGAACTCGGAGTGGACGACAGTCAGGTGGGGGCCGGTGCTGGACCCGTCTAGGGTCCCCTCCCTGGTCGATCGGGACGGCCTTTTCTTCCGTACGCCTGAGGAGCTTGCGGCAAACCGGCCAAGCCGGATCGAGATCATGATGGAGCTTCGGGCACAGCTGGCGAAGCTGCGCGAGCTCGGGTTCAAGGTGACGTATCTGGATTCGCATATGTTTTTCGAGCGCGCCGTCGATGGTCTGAAGGAAGAAATGGAGCAATGGGCGACCGAAGAAGGCTTGTTGTACCACCATCATTATTACCGGAGTCTCCCTCTGGCAGAGAATGGCGATGACGCGGCGACAACCTTGATCAGGCAGCTGATGGCCGCAGAGTCAGGACAATATGTCACCATCGGCCATCCTGCCTTCGATACCGACGAAATGCGGATGCTCGGCGAAACAGAGGCGGAAGGCGAAGAAATTGCGAGAGGGCGGAACGGGGAACGGCTGATGTATGCGGACCCCCGTATAACCGAATTCTTCCGGTCAAACGCCCTCCGGGCCATCCGGTATGACGAGGCGGTCATGTTGAAAAATAGCTGA
- a CDS encoding ABC transporter permease, protein MAEHVVSASRSGKKSRSSVHAFLRNVLKYKVLLLMLLPPVLVFIVNAYLPMVGLLIAFKDINYTDGIFTSPWVGFRNFEYLFTTTDAWRITRNTILYNLLFIFSGLVLSVGIAIALNEIKTRFFPKLYQTIMIMPNFLSMVIVAFVGYAFLSSDSGYINRSILEPLGIPGINWYTEPKYWPFILPFINIWKTVGMNSIIYLAAITSIHAEYYEAAVIDGAGKWKQIRHITLPLLTPVMVILTILAVGNIFRADFGLFYQTTMNSAALYPTTDVIDTYVYRALMNLGDIGMSSAASFYQSVVGFICIMGANWIVKKINSDNAMF, encoded by the coding sequence TTGGCCGAACACGTCGTCTCAGCCTCCCGTTCAGGCAAGAAGTCGAGGTCAAGCGTACATGCTTTTCTCCGAAATGTCCTGAAATACAAAGTGCTTCTGCTGATGCTGCTCCCCCCTGTCCTCGTATTCATCGTCAATGCCTACTTGCCGATGGTCGGACTGCTCATCGCTTTCAAGGACATCAATTATACAGACGGCATCTTTACAAGTCCGTGGGTGGGATTCCGGAACTTTGAATACCTGTTCACGACCACCGACGCCTGGCGCATCACGCGCAATACGATCTTATACAATCTGCTGTTTATTTTTTCCGGCCTTGTATTATCCGTTGGAATTGCCATTGCGCTGAATGAAATCAAAACGCGGTTTTTCCCCAAGCTGTACCAAACGATCATGATTATGCCCAACTTTCTGTCCATGGTCATCGTCGCGTTTGTCGGCTATGCGTTTCTGAGCAGCGATAGCGGCTACATCAACCGGTCCATACTGGAGCCGCTCGGCATCCCCGGCATCAATTGGTATACCGAACCGAAGTATTGGCCCTTCATTCTTCCATTCATCAATATTTGGAAAACGGTCGGGATGAACAGCATCATCTATTTGGCGGCCATCACGAGCATCCATGCGGAATACTACGAGGCGGCCGTGATCGACGGGGCAGGCAAATGGAAACAGATCCGCCATATCACGCTGCCGCTGCTGACGCCCGTCATGGTCATCCTGACCATTCTTGCTGTAGGTAATATTTTCCGGGCTGATTTCGGTTTGTTTTATCAGACAACGATGAATTCGGCCGCGCTCTATCCGACGACCGACGTCATCGACACGTATGTTTACCGGGCCTTGATGAATCTGGGCGATATCGGCATGTCGTCTGCAGCGTCGTTCTACCAATCGGTCGTCGGCTTCATCTGTATTATGGGCGCAAACTGGATCGTCAAAAAAATCAACAGCGACAACGCCATGTTTTAA
- a CDS encoding carbohydrate ABC transporter permease gives MPTSKAAAMNGLSKPAHVALNTAFIIIGLICVLPVVLVLAVSLSDEQSIYSHGYQFIPTKFSLAAYRYLFHDFSVVARAYGVTIMVTVVGTILNVILTSLYAYPISRQDFPFKKAFTMFILITMLFNGGLVSFYLVYVSVLHVNNTVWALILPLVTNPFWVIVGRTFFKENIPGEVLESAAIDGAGELRIFLQLVLPLSLPVLATMALFSIFSYWNDWFNSLLFITDRKWFSLQYVMMKALLDFQFIQENLKLSSNVKQQVKIPSESIRMAMAMVGMGPIILAYPFFQRYFVSGLTVGAVKG, from the coding sequence ATGCCGACAAGCAAAGCGGCTGCCATGAACGGTCTTTCGAAGCCGGCCCATGTGGCGCTCAATACAGCGTTTATCATCATCGGACTGATCTGCGTCCTGCCGGTTGTGCTGGTTCTTGCCGTTTCCTTGTCCGACGAGCAGTCCATATACAGCCATGGATACCAGTTCATACCAACCAAGTTCTCGTTAGCCGCATATCGATATCTGTTTCACGATTTTTCGGTCGTGGCGCGAGCCTACGGAGTAACGATCATGGTCACAGTCGTCGGCACCATACTGAACGTCATCCTGACGTCGCTGTACGCGTATCCGATTTCCCGGCAGGATTTCCCGTTCAAGAAAGCGTTCACGATGTTCATCCTGATCACCATGTTGTTCAACGGCGGGCTGGTGTCCTTCTATCTGGTATATGTAAGCGTACTGCACGTCAACAACACCGTGTGGGCCCTCATTCTTCCGTTGGTTACGAATCCGTTCTGGGTGATCGTCGGACGTACGTTCTTCAAGGAAAACATACCGGGAGAGGTTCTCGAATCCGCCGCGATTGACGGAGCGGGCGAATTGCGCATCTTCCTGCAGCTCGTGCTGCCGCTGTCCCTGCCGGTGCTCGCAACCATGGCGCTGTTCAGCATCTTCAGTTACTGGAACGACTGGTTCAACAGTCTGCTCTTTATTACGGACAGGAAGTGGTTTTCGCTGCAGTACGTCATGATGAAGGCGCTGCTGGACTTCCAGTTCATTCAGGAGAATCTGAAGCTGTCTTCCAATGTCAAACAACAGGTGAAGATTCCAAGCGAAAGCATCCGCATGGCGATGGCGATGGTCGGGATGGGGCCGATTATCCTGGCCTATCCCTTCTTCCAGCGTTATTTCGTAAGCGGCCTGACGGTAGGCGCCGTAAAGGGGTGA
- a CDS encoding ABC transporter substrate-binding protein, translated as MKKWFGWSLAAVMISAMVLGGCSSKGDGGDNSGSTGNIGNSGGAEAAVDASKLKPVKLRMFYPCGSGCTSPDFKQVQNEVNNYLKDKINAKLELNGIDWSAWFQKMPLLMQSGEQADLIFTAGWSNYNSDAAKGAFKPLDELIDQYGSDMKAQMNPLYLEVPRVKGKLYAVPVEKEIAGVGMMAMQQDIVDKYKFDYKNLKSMEDMEPMLETIKKNEPGLVPFYVGGDNGSFFTTKEQLANNHRYTNIIGGPGAGKFPVIMFDSKDKKMVNYLETPEYTSMFKLLNKWYKLGYINRDSATQKDALDEAARQGKTWFVFTSSKPDSESDLSASMGRKYVRAEVNGPPVIDTDSVEAAMMAIGRNCKDPERAMMVINLLHKDKHLLNLLNFGIEGKNYEKVSDGVIKLPAGKKNMEEAGYDPGTDWMFGNQFNNFIFDTNNPKKWELYKKYNETAVESPLLGFYFDSTPVKTEVAAVSSVMDEFNKLLLSGSMEPESQIKKYNDKLKANKLDKIIAEAQKQYDEWVASKNK; from the coding sequence ATGAAGAAATGGTTTGGTTGGAGTCTGGCGGCTGTCATGATCTCCGCAATGGTTCTGGGCGGCTGCAGCAGCAAGGGCGATGGCGGCGACAATTCCGGCAGTACCGGCAATATCGGCAACAGCGGCGGCGCCGAAGCCGCTGTGGACGCGTCCAAGCTGAAGCCCGTCAAGCTGCGCATGTTTTATCCATGCGGAAGCGGTTGCACAAGCCCCGACTTCAAGCAGGTGCAGAATGAAGTCAACAACTACCTGAAGGATAAGATCAATGCGAAGCTCGAATTGAACGGGATCGATTGGTCTGCCTGGTTCCAGAAGATGCCGCTGCTTATGCAATCGGGCGAGCAGGCAGACCTGATTTTCACCGCCGGCTGGAGCAATTACAACTCGGATGCGGCGAAGGGGGCCTTCAAGCCGCTCGACGAGCTGATCGACCAGTACGGTTCCGACATGAAAGCGCAAATGAATCCGCTCTATCTGGAAGTGCCGCGCGTCAAGGGCAAGTTGTATGCCGTGCCCGTCGAGAAGGAAATCGCCGGCGTCGGCATGATGGCCATGCAGCAGGACATCGTCGACAAATACAAGTTTGATTACAAGAATTTGAAGTCGATGGAAGACATGGAGCCGATGCTGGAGACGATCAAGAAGAATGAACCGGGCCTGGTGCCTTTCTATGTCGGCGGCGATAACGGTTCCTTCTTTACAACAAAGGAGCAGCTCGCCAACAACCACCGGTATACGAACATCATCGGCGGACCCGGCGCCGGCAAGTTCCCGGTCATCATGTTCGACAGCAAGGACAAGAAGATGGTGAACTATCTCGAGACGCCCGAATATACGTCTATGTTCAAGCTGCTGAACAAATGGTACAAGCTTGGATATATCAACCGGGATTCGGCAACGCAGAAGGACGCGCTTGACGAGGCGGCAAGACAGGGCAAAACCTGGTTTGTTTTCACATCCAGCAAGCCGGACAGCGAGAGCGATCTGTCTGCTTCGATGGGCAGGAAATATGTGCGTGCGGAAGTTAACGGTCCCCCGGTCATCGACACCGATTCGGTAGAAGCGGCCATGATGGCGATCGGCCGGAACTGCAAGGACCCGGAACGGGCGATGATGGTGATCAATCTGCTGCATAAGGACAAGCATTTGCTCAACCTGCTGAACTTCGGGATTGAAGGCAAAAATTACGAGAAAGTGTCCGACGGCGTCATCAAGCTGCCGGCGGGCAAGAAGAATATGGAGGAAGCCGGCTACGACCCGGGAACCGACTGGATGTTCGGCAATCAGTTTAACAACTTTATCTTCGACACCAACAACCCGAAGAAATGGGAGCTGTACAAGAAATATAACGAAACGGCAGTCGAATCGCCGCTGCTCGGCTTTTATTTCGATTCCACACCTGTTAAAACGGAAGTCGCGGCGGTAAGCTCGGTCATGGACGAGTTCAACAAGCTGCTGCTGTCGGGCAGCATGGAGCCCGAGAGCCAGATCAAGAAATATAACGACAAGCTGAAAGCGAACAAGCTGGACAAGATCATTGCCGAAGCCCAGAAGCAGTATGACGAGTGGGTGGCATCCAAAAATAAGTAA